The proteins below come from a single Aegilops tauschii subsp. strangulata cultivar AL8/78 chromosome 6, Aet v6.0, whole genome shotgun sequence genomic window:
- the LOC109746426 gene encoding putative glucose-6-phosphate 1-epimerase isoform X1 — protein sequence MPEFNFITISDLPSIESFYLSSQASTVCEPERRDPSHEPAWLDSTPPINKKVPPIIPLPLFQPQCSLHFPPRSPGPNRHFLLGDHGRGVRRRAIQRLPPRADPPWMAGRASSVERVKERATGLDKFVLREARGSSAEVYLYGGQVTSWKNNSGEQQLFLSKKASFKPPKAIRGGIQICFPQLGNHGVVEQHGFARNRLWSVDESPPLPDTTSDCHIDLILKQSEEDMKTWPHSYELRLQVALSPRGDLILTSRIKNKNADGKPFQFTFAYHTYFSVSDISEVRVEGLDTLDYHDNLQSKIRCTEQGDAVVFESEVDRIYLSAPPKIVTIDHEKKRTFVLRKKELPDVVVWNPWDRKAKAMPDFGAEEYKCMLCVGAARIEKPITLRPGEEWQGRQEISPVPSSYSSGLLDPEMIQQMQRI from the exons ATGCCAGAATTTAATTTTATTACCATCTCCGATCTTCCAAGTATAGAAAGTTTCTATCTCTCAAGCCAAGCCTCGACTGTTTGCGAGCCTGAGCGTCGCGACCCGAGCCACGAGCCTGCTTGGCTCGATTCCACCCCTCCTATAAACAAGAAAGTGCCTCCTATAATCCCCCTTCCCCTCTTCCAACCTCAGTGTTCCCTCCATTTCCCGCCGCGTTCTCCGGGCCCGAACCGCCACTTCCTCCTCGGCGACCACGGCCGCGGTGTCCGCCGCCGGGCGATCCAGCGCCTTCCTCCCCGTGCGGACCCGCCCTGGATGGCCGGGAGAGCCTCTTCCGTGGAGCGCGTGAAGGAGCGTGCCACCGGCCTCGACAAGTTCGTCCTCCGCGAGGCCCGCGGCAGCTCCGCCGAG GTATACTTGTATGGAGGCCAAGTAACCTCTTGGAAAAATAACTCTGGAGAACAACAGTTATTTCTCAGTAAGAAG GCTTCTTTCAAACCACCAAAAGCGATTCGTGGGGGCATACAAATTTGTTTTCCTCAA TTAGGGAACCACGGAGTTGTTGAACAGCATGGATTCGCGAGGAACCGACTTTGGAGTGTTGATGAGAGTCCTCCTCTTCCAGATACCACTTCTGATTGTCATATTGACTTGATACTCAAGCAGTCTGAAGAAGATATGAAGACCTGGCCACACAG TTATGAACTTCGTTTGCAAGTTGCTCTTAGCCCGAGGGGAGATCTGATCCTCACATCTCGAATAAAAAATAAGAATGCTGATGGCAAGCCATTCCAATTTACTTTTGCATACCACACATACTTTTCAGTCTCTGATATCAG CGAAGTACGGGTTGAGGGTTTGGATACCTTGGACTATCATGATAATCTGCAATCTAAGATTCGTTGTACTGAACAAGGCGATGCAGTTGTATTTGAATCTGAA GTGGACAGGATATATCTAAGTGCCCCACCCAAGATTGTGACAATTGACCATGAGAAAAAAAGGACATTCGTATTAAGGAAAAAGGAACTTCCAGATGTTG TTGTTTGGAACCCATGGGACAGGAAAGCAAAAGCAATGCCAGATTTTGGTGCCGAGGAGTACAAGTGCATGCTGTGTGTAGGGGCTGCACGTATTGAGAAGCCAATTACTTTAAGGCCTGGTGAAGAGTGGCAAGGAAGGCAGGAAATTTCCCCTGTGCCATCCAGTTACAGCAGTGGACTGTTGGATCCTGAAATGATTCAACAGATGCAACGTATCTAG
- the LOC109746426 gene encoding putative glucose-6-phosphate 1-epimerase isoform X2, with amino-acid sequence MYNTKSIGNSFPTIRIIPRCLIIHPTEQVYLYGGQVTSWKNNSGEQQLFLSKKASFKPPKAIRGGIQICFPQLGNHGVVEQHGFARNRLWSVDESPPLPDTTSDCHIDLILKQSEEDMKTWPHSYELRLQVALSPRGDLILTSRIKNKNADGKPFQFTFAYHTYFSVSDISEVRVEGLDTLDYHDNLQSKIRCTEQGDAVVFESEVDRIYLSAPPKIVTIDHEKKRTFVLRKKELPDVVVWNPWDRKAKAMPDFGAEEYKCMLCVGAARIEKPITLRPGEEWQGRQEISPVPSSYSSGLLDPEMIQQMQRI; translated from the exons ATGTACAATACAAAAAGTATCGGTAACAGTTTCCCTACCATAAGGATAATACCGCGTTGCTTGATTATCCATCCAACTGAACAG GTATACTTGTATGGAGGCCAAGTAACCTCTTGGAAAAATAACTCTGGAGAACAACAGTTATTTCTCAGTAAGAAG GCTTCTTTCAAACCACCAAAAGCGATTCGTGGGGGCATACAAATTTGTTTTCCTCAA TTAGGGAACCACGGAGTTGTTGAACAGCATGGATTCGCGAGGAACCGACTTTGGAGTGTTGATGAGAGTCCTCCTCTTCCAGATACCACTTCTGATTGTCATATTGACTTGATACTCAAGCAGTCTGAAGAAGATATGAAGACCTGGCCACACAG TTATGAACTTCGTTTGCAAGTTGCTCTTAGCCCGAGGGGAGATCTGATCCTCACATCTCGAATAAAAAATAAGAATGCTGATGGCAAGCCATTCCAATTTACTTTTGCATACCACACATACTTTTCAGTCTCTGATATCAG CGAAGTACGGGTTGAGGGTTTGGATACCTTGGACTATCATGATAATCTGCAATCTAAGATTCGTTGTACTGAACAAGGCGATGCAGTTGTATTTGAATCTGAA GTGGACAGGATATATCTAAGTGCCCCACCCAAGATTGTGACAATTGACCATGAGAAAAAAAGGACATTCGTATTAAGGAAAAAGGAACTTCCAGATGTTG TTGTTTGGAACCCATGGGACAGGAAAGCAAAAGCAATGCCAGATTTTGGTGCCGAGGAGTACAAGTGCATGCTGTGTGTAGGGGCTGCACGTATTGAGAAGCCAATTACTTTAAGGCCTGGTGAAGAGTGGCAAGGAAGGCAGGAAATTTCCCCTGTGCCATCCAGTTACAGCAGTGGACTGTTGGATCCTGAAATGATTCAACAGATGCAACGTATCTAG
- the LOC109746426 gene encoding putative glucose-6-phosphate 1-epimerase isoform X3 → MKTWPHSYELRLQVALSPRGDLILTSRIKNKNADGKPFQFTFAYHTYFSVSDISEVRVEGLDTLDYHDNLQSKIRCTEQGDAVVFESEVDRIYLSAPPKIVTIDHEKKRTFVLRKKELPDVVVWNPWDRKAKAMPDFGAEEYKCMLCVGAARIEKPITLRPGEEWQGRQEISPVPSSYSSGLLDPEMIQQMQRI, encoded by the exons ATGAAGACCTGGCCACACAG TTATGAACTTCGTTTGCAAGTTGCTCTTAGCCCGAGGGGAGATCTGATCCTCACATCTCGAATAAAAAATAAGAATGCTGATGGCAAGCCATTCCAATTTACTTTTGCATACCACACATACTTTTCAGTCTCTGATATCAG CGAAGTACGGGTTGAGGGTTTGGATACCTTGGACTATCATGATAATCTGCAATCTAAGATTCGTTGTACTGAACAAGGCGATGCAGTTGTATTTGAATCTGAA GTGGACAGGATATATCTAAGTGCCCCACCCAAGATTGTGACAATTGACCATGAGAAAAAAAGGACATTCGTATTAAGGAAAAAGGAACTTCCAGATGTTG TTGTTTGGAACCCATGGGACAGGAAAGCAAAAGCAATGCCAGATTTTGGTGCCGAGGAGTACAAGTGCATGCTGTGTGTAGGGGCTGCACGTATTGAGAAGCCAATTACTTTAAGGCCTGGTGAAGAGTGGCAAGGAAGGCAGGAAATTTCCCCTGTGCCATCCAGTTACAGCAGTGGACTGTTGGATCCTGAAATGATTCAACAGATGCAACGTATCTAG
- the LOC109746436 gene encoding uncharacterized protein, with the protein MAWWRERVVAPVRRAWLAVARRARNRRSTGVVDLHRDVQTCGYDDVQVMWNMLSSEKHALGHRPAAPEKPPRRRATFWRASFWNVGKCVAR; encoded by the exons ATGGCGTGGTGGCGGGAGAGGGTCGTCGCGCCGGTGCGGCGGGCCTGGCTCGCCGTTGCGCGGCGGGCGCGGAACCGCA GGAGCACAGGGGTGGTGGACCTGCACAGGGACGTGCAAACCTGCGGATACGACGATGTTCAGGTGATGTGGAACATGCTGAGCTCGGAGAAACATGCCCTGGGCCACAGGCCGGCGGCGCCTGAGAAGCCGCCGCGGCGGCGGGCCACGTTCTGGAGGGCGTCGTTCTGGAACGTCGGAAAATGCGTGGCGCGGTGA